The following proteins are encoded in a genomic region of Paenibacillus sp. FSL H3-0469:
- a CDS encoding response regulator: MLKVLLVDDEAPILSNLNTVLPWEDMGMEVAGLARSGMEALRIAEETPPDLVLCDIRMPVMDGLTFIGKLREMGLTSEVLLLSGYQEFDYAREAIRLGVKEYICKPIHYGELGDKVREIGSRIRSRQYKDKLYNSIPLFQEVPAADEPVKKTPEQLMNQAAQFITERLHTDLGIDEVANTIGISSSYFCLLFKNRFAVTFVEYVTQQRIEAAKFMLASSDKSITAISSGVGYQERRYFTKVFQKQTGMTPKEYRSKYRTAEAQ, from the coding sequence ATGCTAAAAGTATTATTGGTTGACGATGAAGCGCCTATTCTGAGCAATCTCAATACTGTACTGCCTTGGGAGGACATGGGGATGGAGGTTGCGGGGCTGGCACGAAGCGGGATGGAGGCGCTGCGCATCGCCGAGGAAACGCCGCCTGATCTGGTGCTCTGCGATATCCGCATGCCGGTGATGGATGGGCTGACGTTCATAGGCAAGCTGCGGGAGATGGGGCTTACGAGCGAGGTGCTGCTGCTCAGCGGCTACCAGGAATTCGATTATGCGCGTGAAGCGATCCGGCTCGGGGTGAAGGAGTATATCTGCAAGCCGATTCATTACGGGGAGCTTGGCGATAAGGTGCGGGAGATCGGCTCCCGGATTCGCAGCAGGCAGTATAAGGACAAATTGTACAACAGCATCCCGTTGTTTCAGGAAGTGCCTGCGGCTGACGAGCCTGTCAAAAAAACACCGGAGCAGCTGATGAATCAAGCCGCACAATTCATTACGGAGCGCCTGCACACAGATCTCGGTATTGATGAGGTGGCGAATACGATTGGCATTAGCAGCAGTTATTTCTGCCTGCTGTTCAAGAACCGCTTCGCGGTGACCTTCGTGGAGTATGTCACCCAGCAGCGGATTGAAGCTGCCAAATTCATGCTCGCCAGCAGCGATAAGAGCATCACCGCCATCAGCTCGGGCGTCGGTTATCAGGAACGGCGTTATTTCACCAAGGTGTTCCAGAAGCAGACGGGAATGACCCCGAAGGAATACCGCAGCAAGTACCGGACTGCTGAAGCACAGTAA
- a CDS encoding sensor histidine kinase: MNLRYKLFTAFLGLIIIPLFILGMIMFFVTYNSIEKKYSQQSEYSLKAISYSISNVFKDMDNVTDNGIATSVFHMALSADDPSKQDLTDAEQLSLNASQRNFRSLLYNHPSISYAFLYNFNGKGSSEIVSVFNKENFRTLPYDKFKGSELYQEVMKLNGVPKWLAPHEYPELTGTEAVFTQIRLIKELSFFQNIGILVVQIKNWEFESIFRNLKIGGTDQKVSFMLVNDDGMILLDPDRQLDGQDFRSFTTKEITFKPGFQSFKTQFGGEKSILSVYHLKEYPWSLVSVTSWDTLSHEVTVFARWFVVVMFLCLLGAVIFNLFFMNRITGGIAVIVRFMRRVEDGDLTTRVEEKGNDEMTLLARGFNDLMDKINSLFSRVHLEQQRKNQAEMRVLQAQIKPHFLFNTLESINVLAVQNEGRKVSEMVYRLASILRISIQDRDEITLEEEVKHLRNYLDIQKFRFEDLFDYELEIPPELLGCGILKLTLQPLVENSIQHGFEGIGYKGLVSVTVWETQGNLVLRIQDNGIGMTPTQLSMFQYMVNDAAEQQPAGRPGQGIHLERRGLGVRSVADRIRIEYGDRYGIFICASPGEGTIIQCVIPKYGQGEGHYAKSIIG; encoded by the coding sequence ATGAATCTGCGCTACAAATTGTTTACGGCATTCTTAGGCCTGATTATCATTCCGCTGTTCATTCTTGGCATGATTATGTTCTTCGTCACTTATAATTCCATTGAGAAGAAATACAGCCAGCAGTCCGAATATTCGCTCAAAGCGATCAGCTACAGCATTTCCAATGTGTTCAAGGATATGGACAATGTGACAGACAACGGAATTGCCACCTCGGTATTTCATATGGCGCTCAGCGCGGATGATCCCTCCAAGCAGGATCTAACCGACGCCGAGCAGCTCAGCCTGAATGCCAGCCAGCGCAATTTCCGCAGTCTGCTCTATAATCATCCGTCTATCAGCTATGCCTTCCTGTACAACTTCAACGGAAAAGGCAGCTCGGAGATTGTATCGGTCTTCAATAAGGAGAACTTCCGCACGCTGCCCTATGATAAGTTCAAAGGCAGCGAGCTGTATCAGGAGGTAATGAAGCTGAACGGGGTTCCGAAATGGCTGGCCCCGCACGAATACCCTGAGCTAACCGGAACGGAGGCTGTATTTACGCAAATCCGACTGATTAAGGAGCTAAGCTTCTTTCAGAATATCGGCATTCTGGTGGTGCAGATCAAGAACTGGGAATTCGAGTCGATTTTCCGCAATCTTAAGATAGGAGGCACCGACCAGAAGGTGTCTTTCATGCTGGTTAACGATGACGGGATGATTCTGCTGGACCCGGACAGGCAGCTGGACGGGCAGGATTTCCGCAGCTTCACTACGAAGGAGATTACGTTTAAACCCGGCTTTCAGAGCTTCAAGACACAGTTCGGCGGCGAGAAAAGCATTCTGTCGGTCTACCACCTCAAGGAGTATCCCTGGAGTCTGGTCTCCGTCACTTCCTGGGATACTTTGTCTCATGAGGTGACGGTGTTCGCCCGCTGGTTCGTCGTAGTGATGTTCCTGTGCCTCCTGGGCGCTGTCATCTTCAATCTGTTCTTCATGAACCGGATTACAGGCGGGATTGCTGTCATTGTGCGCTTCATGCGCCGGGTAGAGGACGGCGACCTTACTACCCGTGTTGAGGAGAAGGGCAACGATGAGATGACGCTGCTGGCCAGAGGCTTCAATGATCTTATGGACAAAATCAACTCGTTGTTCAGCCGGGTTCATCTGGAACAGCAGCGCAAGAATCAAGCGGAAATGCGTGTGCTGCAGGCACAGATTAAGCCGCATTTTCTGTTCAATACCCTGGAATCGATCAATGTGCTGGCTGTGCAGAATGAAGGCCGCAAGGTCAGTGAGATGGTCTACCGGCTGGCGAGTATTCTGCGGATCAGCATTCAGGACAGGGATGAGATTACGCTGGAGGAAGAGGTTAAGCATCTGCGAAATTATCTCGATATCCAGAAATTCAGGTTCGAGGATTTGTTCGATTATGAGCTTGAGATTCCGCCAGAGCTGCTGGGCTGCGGGATTCTGAAGCTTACGCTCCAGCCGCTGGTGGAGAACAGCATTCAGCATGGTTTTGAGGGGATCGGGTATAAGGGTCTGGTGAGTGTCACAGTATGGGAGACCCAAGGCAATCTGGTACTGCGGATACAGGATAACGGAATCGGGATGACCCCGACCCAGTTGTCTATGTTCCAATATATGGTGAATGATGCGGCAGAGCAGCAGCCGGCAGGCCGGCCGGGGCAAGGCATTCATCTGGAGCGGCGTGGGCTGGGTGTACGCAGTGTCGCAGACCGGATACGGATTGAATACGGCGACAGATATGGGATTTTCATATGTGCAAGTCCTGGGGAAGGAACGATCATCCAGTGCGTCATTCCGAAATACGGGCAGGGGGAAGGCCATTATGCTAAAAGTATTATTGGTTGA
- a CDS encoding carbohydrate ABC transporter permease, with product MPRALKKSLPHIALLGYLVIVLFPFLFVLFSSVKKDNNAIALNPFGIPKSFEWSNYVEAWVNAKISTYFFNSLYISVLASVVSILLASMFAFAVTRMRQGKWNTILFSLVLIGMLIPNNALMLPIYTIVRKLHILNTHWALIIPYIANAIPFTIIILAAFMRSLPSEIEEAAVMDGLKAPGIFARIIVPLTVPAMVTVFIVNFLGNWNEFLLANYFLSNDELRTLPVGMVQFRDQYQMNYAQMSAGIVYSVVPVIVIYAVLQEKIIEGVTAGSVKG from the coding sequence ATGCCGCGCGCTCTGAAGAAAAGTCTGCCGCACATCGCCCTGCTGGGATATCTGGTGATTGTGCTGTTTCCGTTCCTCTTCGTCCTTTTCTCTTCGGTGAAGAAGGATAACAATGCGATTGCCCTCAATCCCTTCGGTATTCCGAAGAGCTTCGAATGGTCCAACTATGTGGAAGCCTGGGTGAATGCCAAGATCAGCACTTATTTTTTCAACAGCTTATATATTTCGGTTCTGGCTTCTGTGGTGTCTATTCTGCTTGCGTCTATGTTTGCCTTCGCGGTCACGCGGATGCGCCAGGGGAAGTGGAACACCATTCTTTTCTCGCTGGTCCTGATCGGGATGCTGATTCCGAACAATGCGCTGATGCTGCCGATTTATACGATTGTCCGCAAGCTGCATATTCTCAATACCCACTGGGCGCTCATTATTCCTTACATTGCCAATGCAATCCCGTTCACGATCATTATTCTGGCGGCCTTCATGCGCTCGCTACCCAGTGAAATTGAAGAAGCGGCGGTCATGGATGGCTTGAAGGCACCGGGTATATTTGCTAGAATTATTGTACCTTTGACAGTTCCGGCGATGGTTACCGTATTCATTGTTAATTTCCTGGGAAATTGGAATGAGTTCCTGCTGGCCAACTATTTCCTCTCCAATGACGAGCTGCGGACGCTTCCTGTGGGGATGGTCCAGTTCCGCGATCAGTACCAGATGAATTACGCACAGATGTCCGCGGGGATTGTCTACAGCGTGGTTCCGGTCATCGTGATCTATGCGGTTCTGCAGGAGAAAATTATTGAAGGCGTCACCGCAGGCAGTGTAAAAGGATAA
- a CDS encoding sugar ABC transporter permease, with the protein MNKALRNPLVFILFVIPALVLFVMFFIYPIFSSIYYSFTSWNGVSETVKYAGVDNFKKALADERFWISVKNNGWFILFSVGIQVPLIVFFSLLIANVKKLKGLYKTAVFMPSIMSTAVIGILWGFIYEPNIGLFNKVLGLVGIEPVYWLSDERFAMLSILITNAWQWTGFYIVMVLAAILSIPGELEEAAAIDGATGFQRATRITLPLIVPIISVVIMLSIAGAMKAADIVIVMTKGGPAGSTEVMATYMIKYAITNFKYGYGNTIAVLIFLFTLVVTALYQLVFARRTERIEY; encoded by the coding sequence ATGAATAAGGCACTGAGAAATCCTCTGGTGTTCATTCTGTTCGTTATTCCGGCACTGGTGCTGTTCGTTATGTTCTTCATCTATCCCATCTTCAGCTCGATTTACTATAGCTTCACCAGCTGGAACGGTGTATCTGAGACGGTCAAATATGCCGGAGTGGACAACTTCAAGAAAGCTCTGGCAGATGAACGCTTTTGGATTTCTGTGAAAAATAACGGCTGGTTCATTCTGTTCTCCGTAGGCATACAGGTCCCGCTGATTGTGTTCTTCTCTTTACTGATTGCCAATGTAAAGAAGCTGAAGGGGCTGTACAAGACGGCGGTATTCATGCCGTCCATTATGTCTACCGCAGTAATCGGCATTCTCTGGGGCTTCATCTACGAGCCGAACATTGGATTGTTCAACAAAGTGCTGGGTCTGGTCGGCATTGAACCGGTCTACTGGCTGTCGGACGAACGGTTCGCGATGCTGTCCATTCTGATTACGAATGCCTGGCAGTGGACCGGCTTCTACATTGTGATGGTGCTGGCGGCGATTCTCTCCATTCCCGGGGAGCTGGAGGAAGCAGCGGCCATCGATGGCGCTACGGGGTTCCAGCGGGCTACACGCATCACGCTGCCGCTGATCGTACCGATCATCTCGGTCGTGATTATGCTCTCGATTGCCGGAGCGATGAAGGCTGCCGATATCGTGATCGTAATGACCAAGGGCGGTCCCGCGGGTTCTACCGAGGTGATGGCCACCTATATGATTAAGTATGCGATTACCAACTTCAAATACGGGTACGGCAATACGATCGCTGTTCTGATCTTCTTGTTCACACTCGTGGTAACCGCTCTCTACCAGCTGGTGTTTGCCCGCCGTACGGAAAGGATTGAATACTGA
- a CDS encoding extracellular solute-binding protein: MRKSLTLLLSLMFVSSALLAGCGGNKNNASPTTEPAATNEAAATNAVATEEPASAEPFEMTVRHTQVGADKQKRLAILEDVVGKVQADVPGLTFKLDGVDSDVNRKEKLRGEMAAGNPPEIFDLFGSPDSKIYAKEGKLLDLTPILDELGIKDKFSNLDPFTYEGKIYGLPIGGSGEGFFYNKEYYNSKGWKAPTTFAELEQQLADIKADGKVPMAGASKAGWVPLMLANHLWSRYAGPDVTAKFATGEAKWSDPNVIKGLAKYKEWVDKGYFKKGELGFEYAEYTTQFTSGEAILMYDGTWKSSVFKAGQSGEGLIGKVGFFNIPAVEGGVGDQTALMRDVNNGYGFSASAGEDERQLAAVKSFIKNMFNEEMQLRGLVEDGVLPAMKIDQAVLNKNITDDLMSEIVAVLNSSKSSFPAFDSLVQADVTTEISNIQIQSLIGGQTTPEKMGAALQKIQEEANAAVE; the protein is encoded by the coding sequence ATGAGAAAAAGTCTAACACTGCTATTGTCCCTGATGTTCGTTAGCTCGGCGCTGCTGGCTGGCTGTGGAGGCAACAAGAATAATGCGTCTCCAACGACAGAGCCTGCTGCGACGAATGAGGCCGCTGCAACCAATGCTGTTGCAACAGAAGAACCTGCCAGCGCTGAACCTTTTGAGATGACGGTCCGTCATACCCAGGTTGGGGCAGATAAGCAGAAACGATTGGCTATTCTTGAGGATGTAGTGGGCAAAGTGCAGGCGGATGTGCCTGGGCTGACCTTCAAGCTGGATGGAGTAGATTCGGATGTGAACCGTAAAGAGAAGCTGCGCGGTGAGATGGCAGCCGGCAACCCTCCGGAGATCTTCGACCTGTTCGGCAGTCCGGACTCCAAGATCTATGCCAAGGAAGGCAAGCTACTGGACCTGACCCCAATTCTTGATGAATTAGGCATCAAAGACAAGTTCTCCAATCTGGACCCGTTCACCTATGAAGGCAAAATCTACGGCCTGCCGATCGGCGGCTCCGGAGAAGGCTTTTTCTATAATAAAGAATACTATAACAGCAAGGGCTGGAAGGCTCCAACGACCTTCGCTGAACTGGAGCAGCAGCTGGCCGATATTAAAGCGGATGGTAAAGTGCCAATGGCTGGTGCTTCCAAAGCAGGCTGGGTACCGCTGATGCTGGCCAATCATCTCTGGTCCCGCTATGCCGGACCGGATGTGACTGCGAAATTCGCTACCGGTGAAGCAAAGTGGAGTGATCCGAACGTAATCAAGGGCTTGGCGAAATACAAGGAATGGGTGGATAAAGGCTACTTCAAGAAGGGTGAGCTCGGCTTCGAGTATGCTGAATATACCACCCAGTTCACCAGCGGTGAAGCGATCCTGATGTATGACGGGACCTGGAAGTCTTCCGTGTTCAAAGCCGGGCAATCCGGCGAAGGTCTGATCGGCAAGGTCGGCTTCTTCAATATTCCGGCGGTTGAAGGCGGAGTGGGTGACCAGACAGCACTGATGCGGGATGTGAACAACGGTTATGGCTTCTCGGCATCAGCGGGTGAAGATGAGCGGCAGCTTGCGGCCGTGAAATCTTTCATTAAGAATATGTTCAATGAAGAAATGCAGCTGCGCGGTCTGGTAGAGGACGGAGTCCTGCCTGCCATGAAGATCGATCAGGCGGTGCTGAACAAGAATATTACGGATGATCTGATGAGTGAGATTGTCGCGGTATTGAACAGCTCCAAGTCGTCCTTCCCGGCCTTTGACTCACTGGTGCAGGCCGATGTCACTACTGAAATCAGTAATATCCAGATTCAGAGCCTGATTGGCGGGCAGACGACTCCGGAGAAGATGGGTGCTGCACTGCAAAAGATTCAGGAAGAGGCCAACGCTGCAGTGGAATAA
- the pflA gene encoding pyruvate formate-lyase-activating protein encodes MLKGHIHSLETFGTVDGPGIRFVLFMQGCLLKCQYCHNPDTWELNEGKEMTVEEVLAEIEPYLNYYKTSGGGLTVSGGEPTLQAQFVKQLFTEVKKRWNLHTTLDTNGYNDGSKISDLLDVTDLVLLDLKHIDDEAHIKLTGKSNDRTLKLARWLSDNNRKMWIRHVYVPGIHNKEEDLQNLGRFIGTLNGVEKFEILPYHVMGIYKWKELGRPYELEGVESPSDEEVQRAYRLIEEGRKESALV; translated from the coding sequence ATGCTTAAAGGACATATCCACTCTTTGGAGACGTTTGGAACGGTGGATGGCCCGGGTATCCGCTTCGTGCTTTTTATGCAAGGCTGCCTGCTCAAGTGTCAGTATTGCCACAACCCGGATACATGGGAATTAAATGAAGGCAAAGAAATGACCGTTGAGGAAGTACTGGCGGAAATTGAGCCTTACCTGAATTATTATAAAACGTCCGGCGGCGGCCTGACCGTATCCGGCGGTGAACCAACACTCCAGGCGCAATTTGTGAAGCAATTGTTCACCGAGGTGAAGAAACGCTGGAATCTGCATACCACGCTTGATACTAACGGCTATAATGATGGATCGAAAATTAGCGACCTGCTGGATGTTACCGACCTGGTACTCTTGGACCTGAAGCATATTGATGATGAAGCGCATATCAAGCTGACGGGCAAATCCAACGACCGTACCTTGAAACTGGCCCGCTGGTTATCTGATAATAACCGCAAAATGTGGATTCGCCATGTTTATGTTCCCGGCATTCATAATAAAGAAGAGGATTTACAGAATCTTGGACGGTTCATTGGCACCTTAAATGGAGTAGAGAAGTTCGAAATCCTGCCTTATCACGTAATGGGGATCTACAAATGGAAGGAGCTTGGCCGTCCTTATGAGCTTGAAGGGGTGGAGTCACCTTCCGATGAAGAAGTGCAGCGTGCGTACCGGCTGATTGAAGAGGGCCGTAAAGAGTCTGCATTGGTCTAA
- the pflB gene encoding formate C-acetyltransferase, with product MSVIEKEVQEVKSGWRNFTKGTWSKKVDVNNFIAKNIKPYEGNEDFLVGPTSNTTELWKIISQLSKEERERGGVWDVSLDTVSTITSHAPGYIDKDKEQIVGVQTDAPFRRSIQPFGGIKMMIDATKAYGFELPQNIVDMFTNIRKTHNQGVFDAYTPDMRAVRKSGVITGLPDAYGRGRIIGDYRRIALYGIDFLIKDKKQQLTELEVDSMTEDVIRLREELSEQIRALGELKQMAAAHGMDISKPAVNFKEATQWVYFGYLAAVKEQNGAAMSLGRVSSFLDIYVQRDIEEGTLTEEQAQEIVDHFVMKLRIVKFLRTPDYNDLFSGDPTWVTESIGGMAEDGTTRVTKNSFRFLHTLYNLGPAPEPNLTVLWSEKLPEGFKKYCAKVSIETSAIQYENDDVMRPYWGEDYAIACCVSPMRIGKQMQFFGARANLAKALLYAINGGKDEKSGVQVGPEYPAITSEYLDYNEVMKRFKPMMEWLAKTYVNTLNIIHYMHDKYSYERIEMALHDRDILRTMACGIAGLSVAADSLSAIKYAKVKPIRNEEGIAIDFETEGEFPCYGNNDDAVDSIAVELVETFMSMIRKNKTYRDAVPTQSVLTITSNVVYGKKTGTTPDGRKKGEPFAPGANPMHGRDKKGALASLNSVAKLPYSDAQDGISNTFSIVPKALGKDEDSRKSNLVFMMDGYFHNNAQHLNVNVFNREQLLDAMDHPENYPQLTIRVSGYAVNFIKLTREQQMDVINRTFHDSM from the coding sequence ATGTCGGTGATTGAAAAAGAAGTACAAGAGGTTAAGTCTGGCTGGAGAAATTTCACAAAAGGCACATGGTCCAAGAAAGTTGACGTTAATAACTTTATTGCCAAGAACATCAAGCCATATGAAGGAAATGAAGATTTCCTCGTAGGTCCTACCAGCAACACTACTGAACTGTGGAAGATTATCTCCCAGCTGAGTAAGGAAGAAAGAGAAAGAGGCGGCGTATGGGACGTTTCCCTCGATACTGTCTCCACTATCACTTCCCATGCTCCTGGTTACATTGACAAGGACAAGGAACAGATTGTCGGCGTTCAGACTGATGCGCCTTTCAGACGTTCCATCCAACCGTTCGGCGGTATCAAGATGATGATCGATGCTACTAAGGCTTACGGCTTCGAGCTTCCGCAGAATATCGTTGACATGTTCACGAACATCCGCAAAACGCATAACCAAGGCGTATTTGATGCATATACACCAGATATGAGAGCGGTGCGTAAATCCGGCGTAATCACAGGCCTTCCTGATGCTTATGGCCGCGGACGTATCATCGGCGACTATCGCCGTATTGCTCTGTATGGTATTGATTTCCTGATTAAAGACAAGAAGCAGCAACTGACTGAGCTTGAAGTAGACTCCATGACAGAAGATGTTATCCGTCTGCGTGAAGAGCTGTCCGAGCAAATACGTGCTCTGGGCGAACTGAAACAAATGGCTGCAGCACATGGTATGGACATCTCCAAACCGGCTGTCAACTTCAAAGAAGCTACACAATGGGTATACTTCGGTTATCTGGCAGCTGTTAAAGAACAGAATGGTGCGGCAATGTCCCTTGGACGCGTATCCTCCTTCCTGGACATCTATGTACAACGTGACATTGAAGAAGGTACTCTGACTGAAGAGCAAGCTCAAGAAATCGTTGACCATTTCGTAATGAAGCTGCGTATCGTGAAGTTCCTGCGTACGCCTGACTATAACGATCTGTTCTCCGGTGACCCTACTTGGGTAACAGAATCCATCGGTGGTATGGCTGAAGACGGTACAACCCGCGTAACTAAGAACAGCTTCCGCTTCCTGCATACCCTGTACAATCTGGGACCGGCTCCAGAACCAAACCTGACAGTACTGTGGTCCGAGAAGCTTCCTGAAGGCTTCAAGAAATATTGTGCCAAGGTATCCATTGAGACCAGCGCTATCCAATATGAGAACGATGATGTAATGCGTCCATACTGGGGTGAAGATTATGCGATTGCCTGCTGCGTATCCCCAATGCGTATCGGTAAGCAAATGCAGTTCTTCGGTGCCCGTGCCAACCTGGCTAAAGCTCTGTTGTATGCGATCAATGGTGGTAAAGATGAGAAATCCGGCGTTCAGGTAGGTCCTGAATATCCTGCGATCACTTCTGAATACCTGGATTACAATGAAGTAATGAAACGTTTCAAACCAATGATGGAATGGCTGGCTAAGACTTATGTCAATACGCTGAACATCATTCACTATATGCATGACAAATATTCCTACGAACGTATCGAAATGGCGCTGCATGACCGCGACATTCTGCGTACGATGGCTTGCGGTATCGCTGGACTGTCCGTTGCTGCTGACTCCCTAAGCGCAATCAAATACGCTAAGGTTAAGCCAATCCGTAACGAAGAAGGCATCGCAATCGACTTTGAAACTGAGGGTGAATTCCCTTGCTACGGTAACAACGACGACGCTGTTGACAGCATCGCAGTTGAACTGGTTGAAACCTTCATGTCGATGATCCGCAAAAACAAAACGTATCGTGATGCTGTGCCGACTCAATCGGTACTGACAATCACTTCGAACGTTGTATATGGTAAAAAGACCGGTACTACTCCTGACGGACGTAAAAAAGGCGAACCATTCGCTCCTGGTGCTAACCCAATGCACGGACGCGACAAGAAGGGCGCCCTGGCATCCCTGAACTCTGTTGCCAAACTTCCTTACTCCGATGCACAAGATGGTATCTCGAATACCTTCTCCATCGTACCTAAGGCGCTGGGTAAAGACGAAGATTCCCGTAAGTCCAACCTGGTCTTCATGATGGACGGATATTTCCACAATAATGCTCAGCACTTGAACGTTAACGTGTTTAACCGTGAGCAACTGCTTGACGCTATGGATCACCCAGAGAACTATCCACAGTTGACCATTCGCGTATCCGGCTATGCTGTTAACTTCATCAAGCTGACCCGTGAACAACAGATGGATGTTATCAACCGTACATTCCACGATTCCATGTAA